A segment of the Pirellulales bacterium genome:
TGCCAGCTTTGCAAAGATCGGCAAATTTTTGCGGTGTGATACTGGTGACGTTCATGACAAATTCCTTTCAATTGATGAACCGTGCAAAGAGTGGTAATATTCCGACATAACGATGTATGAATGCAAAAAAATTCAATGTTCTCCGCCGCCAAACCGCGCTTCCACGCACGCCATGATGTTCGCCAGATGTGGCTCGGCAATCTGGTAGTACGCCTTGCGGCCATCCTTTTCGACTTGTAAAAGGCCGCACCGCTGCATCAGCCGCAAATGCTCCGAAGCCATGTGGCTGGGAATCTCGCACGCCGCCGCCAACTCACCCACGGTGTACCTGCCCCGCAAGAGCATTTGCACCATTCGCAGCCGATGCGCGTGAGCGAGCGTCCTCAGGCATTCCGCGGCTTGGGCCAGGGCGTCCAGGGGCGTCAGCTTTGGCTGTTTGACGGGATTTTGTTTGGTGGCCATGCATCTGTTCCTTACATTCAATTATATCGGAACATCACGATACGTCAATAAGTCTATATGATTTTTGCGGCTACGCGCAGGCTGGCGGATTTACCTACTAAAAATTGACCGCTTTCTGATAAAAGGGAGGCAATAGTAAAAAATGGCATGCGTAAGAAGGGGAAGGTGCTGTTTTGCACCCCCGATTAGTCGCTTGAGCTAACCCCGGCCAAGGGCTGCAACCGCTTTGCGGTATTCAGGCAAA
Coding sequences within it:
- a CDS encoding metalloregulator ArsR/SmtB family transcription factor translates to MATKQNPVKQPKLTPLDALAQAAECLRTLAHAHRLRMVQMLLRGRYTVGELAAACEIPSHMASEHLRLMQRCGLLQVEKDGRKAYYQIAEPHLANIMACVEARFGGGEH